GTGATGGTGTCTATTTTGAGCGCCTGATTCTCAGTAGCCGGCTGGATCAATGAGATCCCGCCGTAGGTGCCAACCCAGATGTTGTTGCTCGGTCCAAGTGCAATCGATAAACTTGCCGGATGTGCAATGCCATCTTTCACGCCGTACCGTATTACCTGGTCATCTTTCAGTTGCACTACGCCATCCAGCGTGGCAAACCACAGGTTTCCTTCCGTATCTCTCAGCATCGCATTGGGCCGAGACCCCAGCTTTTCTTTCGCGATAAACTGTGTTTCACTGCCGTCAAAGAAAAGGACACCATCCTCTGACAAGAACCAGAGTCCGTCGTCTTCCTCGTATATAGATCGAACCTTGGTATCCATCGCCTTCAGCGGTGGCGGTGTACTGAATTTGCCATCATCGTAAACCTGGATTCCACTTGCTGTACCGATCCACAAGGTGCCGGCTTTGTCTTCATGCACAACCCTGACTTCATCCGCGAGGAGCCCATCCGCTACATCAAATGCTTTAACTTCACCGTCACGATATCGGGCAAGACCGTTTAGCGTACCAATCCAAATTGCGCCATCCCTGGTTTGCGTGAAATTCCAAACAACATCATCCGGCAGCCCATCTTGAACATTCAGATGGACAAAAGGGGAGGGGCTTTGTTTAAATACCCCATTGCCAGAAGTACCAACCCAGAGGTTACCTTCGTTGTCTCCGCCGAGGCTCCATATCGGTATGTCGTCAAAAGCGAGTGAACTTAATGGCGCTAAATCCCCATCGGCAAATTTTGCAAGGCCTTCCTGCGTGCCGATCAGTAATGTGTCATCTTCGTCAAATAACAGGCTATGGACAAGCAGGTCAGGCAATCCATCTTCCATGGTGAAGTGCTTATAAGATTCACCATTCTGAACAAACAGTCCTTCATCGGTACCAAACCACAATTGCCCCTGCGCATCGTGCGCGAGGTCTCGTACGAAAACCTGATCAAATCTGGGTAGATGTTGAAATGTGCCGTCAAAGCGACCCACGCCACCTTGCGTCCCAAACCAGAGTACGCCATTTTCATCTTCAACAATATCCCATACACTGGGATGGGGTAACCCATCTTCTCGTCCGTATGTTGTGAATGACTCCCCATCAAACGTTGAAACACCACTTGCAGTGCCGAACCACATGGTACCGTTTTTGTCTTCAATAATGCTTTGCACACGGTTGTCCGCAAGCCCATCTTCGGTAGACATGGCTTTAGTAGCAAATCCATCGTAACACAGCACCCCGTTACCCGTAGCAAACCAGAGCTTCCCGCTTCGGTCTTCGTATATATCGTAGACTACACGGTAGTGTGGCGCATCGGAGATATCGGAGAGAAGTTCGAAGGATGTTCCGTCAAAACGTGCAGCACCGCCGCCGTAGGTAGCAAGCCAGATGTACCCTCGCGCATCTTGCAGAATATCGTACACTTGCGATTGTGGGAGTCCGTCATCCAGGGAGTAATTACTAAAAATCGACCGTTGGCCGGCAGCATCAGGCAGTGCAACAAGGCAAACAAACAGAACAACTGTCAGTACGGCTTTAAATGGCCTGAAATGCAGGAAACGATTTGTAATAGTATAAAAGCTAATCATGCGAAGACGCTCGTGCGGGGAATAGCGTTCTTCATGATATCGCCAATACAATAGTCGGCTAAAGCTTTTTCATACCCAATTAAACGGTATTACCACAACCATTCCTTAAAAAGTGCAGATGGGCCTGTCCATATGATTTGGCTGTGGTTTCCGTAAGAAGAAATAGGTCTGATGACATATGGTTGATGGTAGAATAACCCATTCACTTTTGTAGCCAGCTTGCCATGTTTAACTTTTTGTCCCGAATCTTTCGCGTAAAGCAAAGAGAAGTAGAAGCCAAACTTATGCCCACGCCCCAATGCACTTTTGGCGGCGTAGGTGAAGTTGAAATCGAAACCTGGAGCAATGGCTTTGTCCAGCTCGAGGCCTCACTCAAGCACACCGGATTGCCCGATGGTGCCAATGTTCTCCTTTTTTGTGGCGGACGCCAGATCCTCACACTGCAAATTTCTGGTGGCTATGCCAAGCGCTACTTGAGTGCAGAAAACGGACAAGAAATCCCGGATATGCGCGTCGGCGATCAGGCGGAAATCCGATATCAAAACCAGATTTTATACCGCGGCCAGTTTCGGCCAGACTAATCCATAACTCCTTATCCAATACAAATATGAGCAGTAAACCAGATAGAGATGTAGAAAAGGGATATCCAGTATCAGAGTACGTAGCCAAATTACGCCGGCTGGCTGATGCGCTGGAAAATGGCGAGCAGTTCGAAATCCAGATTGCGGGAGAACGGATTTACGTTCCTGTTCGAGCCGAATACAACATTGAACATGAGCGGTCTGACGAAGAAGAAGAAATCGAATTCCAAATCAAATGGTCACACGGTAGCGACTAGGCGCTGGTCGTTATCGTTTTAACAATCCGCACTGGCTACCTGGCTTACCAGATAGCCAGTTTCGCGAAACAAGGGGAGCAACCAACCATTCCGCACCTCCTCAGTTTATCTCCAACACGCAGCGAAAGAAATTGCGCTTGTCGATGAAATTGAACCTGACTTGTCGGCCGACAGGATCTTGTACCAATCTTACCGTTCAATCCTTGGGATAGAGACGGAGCGCTGGGTGTATGCCTACGCACACGGAATGCATGACGACTTTCATATCATTCGCCGGCGCATCGTCAACAACGGCAATACGGATGCTGATGCGGAGATCGAGCCGCCGCGACCACCAAGGTTGTTTGAAGTTAACGGCGCACCTACCCATATTGCGCTCCGCTGGGAAAACATGTCGGGCTCACCGGATCCTTTAGCCTGGGAAATATACCGTTTAAAAGTAGTCGTTACTTTACGCAAACCTTTAAATCAACACGGGTGGTACGCCCTCCAGGCAAGCGCGTGGCAGACTTCTCCATCGTGCCTAATCCGCTCAATATGGCATCTGATCAATCAGTGCGTTTGTATGTAAACGGCGATCCAACGCAAAGCCAGGTGGATTTTTATGACATCCCAGGCCACTGTAAATCGCCATTTACACGGAGGCTGGTGAATTAGTACAACAAATTGAGCATGTAAACGGAAGTGGACACGCGACATGGGATCTAACAACATCATCTTGGAAAGCCTGGCTTTAAGTGGAAGTCCAGGCTTTTATTTTAAGCGCAATACTTTACAGATTTTGGGGCATTATACCGCCTGTCCTATTTTAATACCCCTGTTCGTCTTACAGGTGACATGCTTGTTTAATCACAAATCAATCTCTCAACATGCAAGAGTTCATGATGTTATTCCGGCACACGCCGCAGCCAGAAAATCCGCCAACACAGGAAGAAATCGAAGCAACCATCAAGCAGTGGCAAGACTGGATTGGTGGTATTGCCGCGCAGGGGAAATTCGCGTCAACCAACCAGCTCAGTTATGAAGGCAAAGTTGTACAGCCCGGGCAGGTAATCACCGATGGCCCATATGCTGAGATCAAAGAGATTATTGGGGGCTATGTCATCGTAAAAGCTACAGATCTCGACGAAGCGGTCCAGCTTGCAGCCGGCTGCCCTGTGCTTGCCATCGGTGGCAACGTTGAGGTGCGCAGCTTCATGCAAATCAACTTGTAATCCAGTCCAATCCAGAACCCATTTCCTGTAAGACGACATGAAAACTATCTTTGATCAAGGTGCCATTGCTGCACTTGCAAACAGAATCAACAACCTCGATTATGCTACGCCGGCCCAGTGGGGGAAAATGGATGTCGGTCAAATGATGCGCCATTGCACTGAAAATGATCGCATGCTCCTGCGCCAGAAATCGTTCAAGCGGTTACTAATTGGCCGGCTCATCGGAAAAGCTGTGCTCCGGTCCAGCATTGCAGATGACACGCCACTAAAGAAGAATAGCCCAACCCATCCAGATTTGAAAATCAAACAATTTGTGGATCCGGCGCAGGAAAAAGCTGTCTGGTTGTCGTTGCTTGCGCAGTATAGCCAGTTGGATACACAAACCTTTGATAATTTTGTTCACCCATTCTTCGGGCGAATGAACAAGGAAGAGGTTGGGATCTTTGCATACAAGCACATAGACCACCACCTGCGACAATTCAGTGCCTGATGGACGAACCAGCGCTCATACCCAATCTTTTCAGAACAGAGTACAGCAACCTGGTTGCTGTACTCTGTAATAGGTATGGCCTGTCAAATATTCAGGTGGCAGAAGACATCGTCAGTGATACTTTTTTAATGGCATCACAAACGTGGGGAAAGCTCGGCATACCAGACAACCAGGCCGGCTGGCTCTACAAGGTCGCAAAAAACAGAACGCTCGATTATTTGCGCCGCGAAAAAGTACGGCTGGAGAAGGTTGCCCCTTTTGTACTAGCGCGAACGGAAACGACAACACAGCCGGCTGAACTCAACCTGAGTAAAACACACATAGAGGATAGCCAGCTGCGTATGCTGTTTGCTGTGAGCCATCCCTCGCTCGAAAAAAAGGCCCAACTTACGCTGGCATTGCGTGTATTGTGTGGGTTTAGTGCGGATGAAATTGCTGCTGCATTGCTGTCGTCGAAAACCAGTGTAAACAAAACACTCTTTCGGTCGAAAAAGCGACTTCAACAACACAGTGCCACGCTGTTTAATCTGGTACCGGAAGACCTTGCGCCTCGCCTCGACACGGTACTCACGACCGTGTATTTGCTCTTCAACGAAGGATACCATGCAACCCGTACAACCCATGTACTCCGAAGGGAGTTATGTTACGAAGCTATGCGCCTTGGCCTGTTGATTCAGGGAAACGTGCACACGGTATGTCCGGAAGTGAATGCATTGCTTGCATTGATGTGTTTTCATGCCTCCAGGCTAGACGCGCGGGCAAATGACACTGGGGCCCCTGTGTTATACTACGAACAAGACCGCAGCTTATGGGAGCCGGCCCTGATCAGCAAAGGGACAGATTTCCTGAACAAGGCAGCTACTGGTGAACAGATAAGCCGGTACCATCTTGAAGCCGCCATTGCATACTGGCATACCGAGCAGGATACGCCAGAGAAGTGGGAGGAAATCCTGCAGTTGTACAACCAGTTGCTACAACTCGAATACGCTCCGATTGCTGCGCTAAACCGTACGTATGCATTGGCCCGGTGTAAAGGCAACCAGGTAGGCCTCGAAGAAGCCATCAAGCTCAATCTTGAAACTTATTCCTTGTATTACTGCTTGTTGGCTGCGCTAGATCAGGACACGGCAAACCAGCATAAACATCTTACGAAGGCGCTATCTCTGGCAACCTCAGCCCATGAAAAGGCGCATATCCAGAAAAAACTTGCTGCAATAGCTTAGTAGCACAAAACGAACAGCTTCAAACCGGCAGCCTCGAACTAGCGGAATAAGGCGTGTACACGAGAGGAGACGGGGACTTGCCAGTAAATTCTGCTGCTTACACGGGTTGGTTGTCGTTCGGCGCCAAGCGCATGGAGTGTAGCCGAAATGTCAACAGCCCGCGGATCTGCAAGATGCGAGGGGATGGTGTGCAGGGTAGGGGGGGCGTATGCATTCCATGTTTCTACAAAGGCTTCAATGGTTTTCTCCTTGTAGCGATACGTGCTCATAAAATTGCGCATCAGCGCCGGCAGGCTTTTCTCGCCGTTCGACTCGTGCCGCAGGTTCATGTCGAGATAAAAAGCCAGGGCAGCACCACCGGTGTATACAAAGTGGAGTGCATCATCGTCTTTAAAAAACACGCGGCATGCACTTGTAAGTGTGTATTTGCCCTTCGCATTTCGCTCAGCCGCCGACTCGGAAATGGCCTGCATTGTATTGACAAAATCAGGTATATCGCGCAGGCCGGCCCGATACAAGTTTAACATCGCAAAATATTCGGTAAACCCTTCTCGAATCCAACACGTATCCTGGCCCCATTCTCTGACATGCAAGTAATTGGTGGCCTCTTTGACTTCCCTACGATCCCAGGTGTGCATAATTTCATGCGCGAGTAACCGCAGGAAACCGTCCCGGTAGTCTTTCCAGATTCTGTCGAAACTCATACCTCGTTTGAAGTTGAATTCGATAGAGTTGGCCTCTGTGCTTGCCCGAAATCTGTTTTGGTTGTTGGAGTCGCGTAAGATGAGCGTAATGCCTTCTTTGCTGGAATCTTCACCAAAGAACGCAAGGCCGGCTTCTACCACTTTTTGTATAGATGCAGCAGCATCTGGATAGTTGTTGATGTCACCATCACCCAACCAAACGGTATTCAAATCCAGGTCGCCAATGCGTTGCCTAAACATCGACCCCTTTTTGTAGGCCACATAATAATTGTTGACAAGTGCATAGTGGGAGGGAATCTGCATGGAGTCCACGTTGGCTGTCCATGGCGTAACGGCCTGCCATCCGTCAGGCAACTTCCACTGCATCTCAACGGGCGTGGCGATATTGCCGATGAGCGGTACCATGAAGCTCAAACTGCCATTAATGAACGCAGTGTCTTCATCCATCTGCGTAGTGGCGCCACCCCAGGCTTCTCCCTGGTACTTCATGGCTTGTTGCAGGTTGATGTGATAGGTAAAGTTGACCTCTGGGCCATCCGTGCTGATTAGCCATTCTCCCAGGTCTGTAACTTCAGCCTCCAGCTTCCCTGCCGCATCACTAAAGGCCACGTATTTAACAAAGTGCGCCGGTGGAAAACCTTGTGTGCGAGGCAAGCCAAAATAGTAACTGCCCTTGCGCAGGTTACTGACCGTTCCTGAAATCCGAATCCGACTCATTTCAGGCTCAACGGCTACCTCATAACTTAACGCACGCGGCGGCTGGTTCATGCCCGAATCCTTGCATCCCGAAAAACAAAGGATGACAATAAACAGGAGCAAAAAACAGCGCATCATGTGTCTAAACGTAACAGTGTCTGAAAAAAATTGTTGATGAAAGCAGATCCGCAGCCTTCACCCGCGGGTTCAAAGAATAATGTGTGTATGACTGGCGTTGGATGCAACGTTCCTATAAATCCTGCCGTACGCGTGTTGCACGAGCTAAACGCTCCGTTGTTCTTGTTACGGAGTTTACGTAACATACCGCAATGGTTTTGTACCCATTCATAGCAGCGGGTCGACGGAACGTAAATTTGGTGAGGACTGATTACTATTCTCAATGATCGAGATCTCAAAAAAATCAACAACGCATCTGCACATCGACTGTTCAAGTGAATTTGAGCATCTCGATCGTATTGTTGATGAAACGGAAGCTTTTCTGGGTGGACTGATCACTGATCCTGAATTTGCTTACAAAATTGTGCTCCTCGTTTCGGAAGCAGCTACGAATGCTATTGAACACGGCAATGCACTGGATGTCTCCAAACAGGTAAAACTCGACGTAAAAGTTATCCCTTCGAAGGTGACCATTACAGTTGAAGATGAAGGGGAAGGGTTTGAACGAACAGCTGTACAAAACCCTACTGCCGATGAAAACCTGTTAATTGATGGTGGACGTGGGCTCTTCTTTATCGAAGAAATGGCAGACGACGTTTCTTATGAATTGAATGGCCGGCGGGTTAACATTGTGTTTAACAGGTAGAGGTCTTTTGCCCCTAATTATGTAGGCTGCCTGGCCGGCTAGTTTCAACTTTGGATGCAAGACGCGTGGGAAATCAGTCCAAATTAAAGCAGTCGCAATCACTACTGCCAACAATCTGCCTTGTCGGTCTGTACGTTGCGCTGGTTGTATACCTTTCTTTCCTCGCACCCGACCGGGCCATGTGGCCGCGCCTCTTTGCGCTATCGCTTGTTGCAACGGGCATCGTCGTTGTACTATATCGCTGGGGCCGGCTCTCCACAGCTGTCATCCTTGCCGTAGGTATTGGCCTGCGTCTCTTTTTCCTCCCGCTTGAACCTACCTTAACGGATGACGCCTATCGGTATATATGGGATGGCGCAGTCTGTGCATCCGGTGAAAACCCTTATGCGCACAAACCCTCGGATGCACGGCTGGTTGATTTCCAGGATGATGACATCTATGCGTTGCTCAACTCGAAAGATTACCATACGGTCTATCCGCCAGCATCCCAACTCTACTTTTGGATCAGTGGCTATTTTTATAGCGATGACTGGAAGCCGGCCTATTACACAATAAAAATTGCGTTGGTAGCCAGCGAGATCATTGCATTGTTGTTGTTGGCCCAGTTGGTCCCGCCCCTGTTATTATTGCTTTATGCCTGGCACCCTTTGGTGTTAATAGAAACCGCTGGTCAGGCGCACACCGAATCGGGAATGCTGCTTTTCCTTGTCCTGTGTCTCTGGTTTGCCAAACGGCAACAAGGCAGCCTGGCTTCCATAGCGCTTGCTTTTGCTGGCATGATTAAGCTGTATCCGTTTGTGCTTTTCCCGTTTCTGTGGCGCAGGTTCAAATGGCGAGGCCTCGTGCCGGGCGGTCTCACAGCGCTTGCGCTCCTGATACCCTTTTATCATCCGGACTTCTTCGCCAATATCAAATCTTCGCTCGACCTCTACGTGCAGTATTTCGAGTTTAACGCCGGCGTGTACTACGCCATCAAACAGGTATTCCTCTGGTGGACAGGTGATGACTGGAGTAAAACTCTCGGGCCTTTTTACGCATGGTATTTCTGCTCGGCCTCCCTGTGATTTATGCGTTAGACTATTTCCAGAAATGGGACCTTGCCAAAGCGTTCCTGGTTGTGCTCAGCTTTTTCCTGCTTGCGTCGACAACCATTCATCCCTGGTATTTCCTCGGTATTCTGTTACTGATCCCCAATTTAAAACAGGTGCCCTGGCACTGGTTTTGGATTGCATCATTTTCCATAGGCACCTATCTGCTTTATGTGGATGGCCCGTATTGGCAAGTGGTCATTATTGGATGGACGGGCTGGTTGCTTCTGGCAGCGTTCTTTCACAAATCCAAACCGCGCACATGGCTTCGGAAAGTACAGTGGTTGCGCTCCAAAGCAAAAGTAAACCATATCACGCGTCTGCTTTCTCCTGATGCTTGTGGATTGAAGGTGCTTGATCTCGGTGCCGGCGAAGGTTTTGTAGGCGCCCATATCGCAACCGACTGGCAGGCTGATGTGAAGCTGGCCGACGTCTGTGACATGAACGAAACAACGTTACCGCACACCCTCTACGATGGCCAAACGTTACCGTTTAAGGACAAGGCCTTTGATGTAACGGTGTTATACTTCGTTTTGCACCATTGCGAAGCTCCTGAACAGGTATTGCGGGAAGCGATACGGGTAACAGACCGACATCTGGTAATCGTTGAATCCGTTTACGAAGCTAAATGGGATTTGAAACTGCTCACTTTTCTCGATGTACTGGCTAACCGGCTGCGCTCGGGCGGGCTCATGAACAGCCAGGAAGAACATCTTTCTTTCAAAAAAGCACCGGTATGGGAAGCATTGATTACATCGCTTGGCGGCCGCGTGGTGAACCAGCATAGAAAGGGGAAGTGGCTGCATAAGCAGCACACCTTTATTGTTGATGTCAGTGAAGAGGGAGGAGTGAAGAGTAAGGAGTGAAGAGTAAGGAGTGAAGAGTTGGGGAGTTGACAAGAGAGGAGGATGTCTTTGCTTGATCCATCTGCTGTGGAATGCAGATTTCTTGTAACAATTTGACCCTGTAACGTCATCAATCAGGCATCAGGTTGGGCAGCCAGGGCGCCCAGAATCTCGTTAATGACCTGATCGTCTGATTTGTGGCGGTCAATCCAGATGTACTCCGGGAAGCGACGAAACCAGGTGAGTTGCCGTTTTGCGTATCGGCGTGTATTGCGCTTCAGCAGGCGCACCATCTCATCAAAACCGTACATGCCTTGCAAGTGCTCTACAACTTCGCGATAGCCGATGGTTTTTAACACGGGCATTGCCATATCCAGCCCCATTCCCATCAAATCACCAACTTCGTCAACCAGGCCGGCATCCAACATCATGTCGATACGGTTTTCGATGCGTTCATACAGCACCTCACGTGGCCGAGTAAGCACAATTGTTTTGAAAAGATACCGTGCCGGTGGTGTTTGTGCGTGGTAGAACGACAGCGTATTGCCCGTGCCGTGAAAGACCTCAAGCGCACGGACAAGCCGTTGTGTCTTGGTTGCATCCATCGTAGCAGCAGCATCAGGGTCAGCAGACAACAGCTCATTGTAGAGTGCTTCGTTACCTTCCTTCTCAAGTCTGGTTACCAGGTGTTGTCGAACCGATGGATCAATATCGGGAATATCAGCAATGCCTTTTTGCAAAGCTTGCAGGTATAGCGTGGAGCCACCCACAAGCAGAGGCACTTTGCCACGGTTGTGCACTTCTTGAATGCGCTGTTCGGCCATCGATGCAAACTGACCGGAAGAAATGGGGTCGGCAATAGACCGCTCGCTGATGAAGTGGTGGGGGGCACGGGCGAGTTCATTGGTGTCAGGCTTTGCTGTACCAATATTGAGCTCTTTGTAGATTTGCCGGCTGTCTATAGAAAGAATTTCGGCCTTGAGCAGGTCGGCAAGGGGTAGACTAAGGGAAGTTTTGCCAACGCCGGTGGGGCCTGTCAATGTGAGAATTGGTGGGGCAGGGGGGGCAC
This genomic interval from Bacteroidota bacterium contains the following:
- a CDS encoding two-component regulator propeller domain-containing protein encodes the protein MISFYTITNRFLHFRPFKAVLTVVLFVCLVALPDAAGQRSIFSNYSLDDGLPQSQVYDILQDARGYIWLATYGGGAARFDGTSFELLSDISDAPHYRVVYDIYEDRSGKLWFATGNGVLCYDGFATKAMSTEDGLADNRVQSIIEDKNGTMWFGTASGVSTFDGESFTTYGREDGLPHPSVWDIVEDENGVLWFGTQGGVGRFDGTFQHLPRFDQVFVRDLAHDAQGQLWFGTDEGLFVQNGESYKHFTMEDGLPDLLVHSLLFDEDDTLLIGTQEGLAKFADGDLAPLSSLAFDDIPIWSLGGDNEGNLWVGTSGNGVFKQSPSPFVHLNVQDGLPDDVVWNFTQTRDGAIWIGTLNGLARYRDGEVKAFDVADGLLADEVRVVHEDKAGTLWIGTASGIQVYDDGKFSTPPPLKAMDTKVRSIYEEDDGLWFLSEDGVLFFDGSETQFIAKEKLGSRPNAMLRDTEGNLWFATLDGVVQLKDDQVIRYGVKDGIAHPASLSIALGPSNNIWVGTYGGISLIQPATENQALKIDTIT
- a CDS encoding amphi-Trp domain-containing protein, with the protein product MSSKPDRDVEKGYPVSEYVAKLRRLADALENGEQFEIQIAGERIYVPVRAEYNIEHERSDEEEEIEFQIKWSHGSD
- a CDS encoding YciI family protein; protein product: MQEFMMLFRHTPQPENPPTQEEIEATIKQWQDWIGGIAAQGKFASTNQLSYEGKVVQPGQVITDGPYAEIKEIIGGYVIVKATDLDEAVQLAAGCPVLAIGGNVEVRSFMQINL
- a CDS encoding DUF1569 domain-containing protein; the encoded protein is MKTIFDQGAIAALANRINNLDYATPAQWGKMDVGQMMRHCTENDRMLLRQKSFKRLLIGRLIGKAVLRSSIADDTPLKKNSPTHPDLKIKQFVDPAQEKAVWLSLLAQYSQLDTQTFDNFVHPFFGRMNKEEVGIFAYKHIDHHLRQFSA
- a CDS encoding sigma-70 family RNA polymerase sigma factor is translated as MDEPALIPNLFRTEYSNLVAVLCNRYGLSNIQVAEDIVSDTFLMASQTWGKLGIPDNQAGWLYKVAKNRTLDYLRREKVRLEKVAPFVLARTETTTQPAELNLSKTHIEDSQLRMLFAVSHPSLEKKAQLTLALRVLCGFSADEIAAALLSSKTSVNKTLFRSKKRLQQHSATLFNLVPEDLAPRLDTVLTTVYLLFNEGYHATRTTHVLRRELCYEAMRLGLLIQGNVHTVCPEVNALLALMCFHASRLDARANDTGAPVLYYEQDRSLWEPALISKGTDFLNKAATGEQISRYHLEAAIAYWHTEQDTPEKWEEILQLYNQLLQLEYAPIAALNRTYALARCKGNQVGLEEAIKLNLETYSLYYCLLAALDQDTANQHKHLTKALSLATSAHEKAHIQKKLAAIA
- a CDS encoding ATP-binding protein; translated protein: MIEISKKSTTHLHIDCSSEFEHLDRIVDETEAFLGGLITDPEFAYKIVLLVSEAATNAIEHGNALDVSKQVKLDVKVIPSKVTITVEDEGEGFERTAVQNPTADENLLIDGGRGLFFIEEMADDVSYELNGRRVNIVFNR
- a CDS encoding glycosyltransferase 87 family protein — translated: MGNQSKLKQSQSLLPTICLVGLYVALVVYLSFLAPDRAMWPRLFALSLVATGIVVVLYRWGRLSTAVILAVGIGLRLFFLPLEPTLTDDAYRYIWDGAVCASGENPYAHKPSDARLVDFQDDDIYALLNSKDYHTVYPPASQLYFWISGYFYSDDWKPAYYTIKIALVASEIIALLLLAQLVPPLLLLLYAWHPLVLIETAGQAHTESGMLLFLVLCLWFAKRQQGSLASIALAFAGMIKLYPFVLFPFLWRRFKWRGLVPGGLTALALLIPFYHPDFFANIKSSLDLYVQYFEFNAGVYYAIKQVFLWWTGDDWSKTLGPFYAWYFCSASL
- a CDS encoding methyltransferase domain-containing protein yields the protein MVFLLGLPVIYALDYFQKWDLAKAFLVVLSFFLLASTTIHPWYFLGILLLIPNLKQVPWHWFWIASFSIGTYLLYVDGPYWQVVIIGWTGWLLLAAFFHKSKPRTWLRKVQWLRSKAKVNHITRLLSPDACGLKVLDLGAGEGFVGAHIATDWQADVKLADVCDMNETTLPHTLYDGQTLPFKDKAFDVTVLYFVLHHCEAPEQVLREAIRVTDRHLVIVESVYEAKWDLKLLTFLDVLANRLRSGGLMNSQEEHLSFKKAPVWEALITSLGGRVVNQHRKGKWLHKQHTFIVDVSEEGGVKSKE
- the miaA gene encoding tRNA (adenosine(37)-N6)-dimethylallyltransferase MiaA, whose amino-acid sequence is MDNQERGAPPAPPILTLTGPTGVGKTSLSLPLADLLKAEILSIDSRQIYKELNIGTAKPDTNELARAPHHFISERSIADPISSGQFASMAEQRIQEVHNRGKVPLLVGGSTLYLQALQKGIADIPDIDPSVRQHLVTRLEKEGNEALYNELLSADPDAAATMDATKTQRLVRALEVFHGTGNTLSFYHAQTPPARYLFKTIVLTRPREVLYERIENRIDMMLDAGLVDEVGDLMGMGLDMAMPVLKTIGYREVVEHLQGMYGFDEMVRLLKRNTRRYAKRQLTWFRRFPEYIWIDRHKSDDQVINEILGALAAQPDA